The following coding sequences lie in one Pontibacter sp. G13 genomic window:
- a CDS encoding T9SS type A sorting domain-containing protein, whose amino-acid sequence MSNRYLAFFLAWLLMPVFHTFGQSRGDLVSSQLIQSLSTAAVQSTLSANGFPPFIFPAEYPVDIYKVVYRTPAATGDSLTLASGLVLVPGDSCNLPEMIYNHGTLFYTMTLSDLMGDWFVGLSFATEGYLTIMPDYLGQGETPLAHAHPFVHSETEASAVVDMIRASRVLADDTLGLVRNGQSFMFGYSQGGHVSMAALRSMQEEFPNEFHMDFTVAGSGPYDVSGITRDSLLFGTPSLNSSFFLTYVMMGYQYVYGNIWDQDPSEAFVAPYDSLVPLAYDRNAPFIGPLPLDPTVMLQPDFLADVIADSTHPVNVALADNDLYDWAPQTPVRLIYCEADEEIPYQNATFTRDTMLTLGASDIIAESQGANNNHFDCAGPSIIYAKLRFAGLKATCNALSNEDPLANSLEVYPNPFADKLKINLATIPYSTSGTLNLMDLDGRLIRQEKLESHNSTVSWDLAELPSGIYLVQLLTNNGSYRQTVLKM is encoded by the coding sequence ATGTCCAACCGCTACTTGGCCTTTTTCCTTGCCTGGCTGCTGATGCCCGTATTCCACACCTTTGGGCAATCCCGAGGGGATCTGGTCTCAAGTCAATTGATCCAGAGTCTTTCGACCGCCGCGGTCCAATCAACCCTTTCCGCCAATGGATTCCCTCCCTTCATTTTCCCTGCAGAATATCCGGTAGATATTTACAAGGTAGTGTACAGAACTCCTGCCGCTACCGGTGATAGCCTGACCCTTGCATCGGGACTAGTACTGGTACCGGGAGATTCCTGCAACCTTCCGGAAATGATCTACAACCACGGAACCCTCTTCTATACCATGACGCTGTCTGATCTGATGGGTGATTGGTTTGTGGGCCTGTCGTTTGCTACTGAGGGATATCTGACGATTATGCCGGATTATCTGGGCCAGGGAGAGACCCCGCTTGCCCATGCACACCCATTCGTACACTCGGAGACCGAAGCTAGTGCGGTGGTAGACATGATCCGGGCCTCCCGAGTTCTCGCTGACGATACCCTTGGACTGGTGAGAAATGGGCAGTCCTTCATGTTTGGGTATTCCCAAGGAGGGCATGTGAGCATGGCTGCTTTGAGATCCATGCAGGAAGAATTCCCCAATGAATTTCACATGGACTTCACCGTGGCTGGCTCAGGACCTTATGACGTATCGGGTATCACGAGGGATTCTCTGCTGTTTGGAACTCCCTCGCTCAACAGCTCATTTTTCCTCACCTACGTCATGATGGGCTACCAGTATGTATATGGCAACATTTGGGATCAAGACCCCAGCGAGGCGTTTGTAGCCCCCTATGATTCACTCGTTCCGCTTGCCTATGATCGAAATGCGCCTTTTATCGGACCTCTTCCACTGGACCCCACCGTCATGCTTCAACCTGATTTCTTGGCAGATGTGATTGCTGACTCTACCCATCCCGTCAATGTGGCATTGGCAGACAATGACCTCTACGACTGGGCTCCCCAAACGCCCGTAAGACTCATTTACTGCGAAGCAGACGAGGAGATTCCGTACCAGAATGCCACGTTCACGCGTGACACCATGCTCACCTTAGGTGCTTCTGATATCATCGCCGAAAGCCAGGGAGCCAACAACAATCACTTCGATTGCGCAGGCCCGTCGATCATTTACGCCAAATTGCGATTCGCAGGATTGAAGGCTACCTGTAACGCGCTTTCAAACGAAGATCCGCTGGCGAATTCCCTAGAGGTGTATCCCAATCCGTTTGCGGATAAACTCAAGATCAATCTTGCGACCATCCCCTATTCCACTTCAGGTACCTTGAACTTGATGGATCTAGATGGAAGATTGATTCGCCAGGAGAAGCTCGAAAGCCATAATTCAACCGTCAGCTGGGACCTTGCCGAGCTCCCAAGCGGCATCTATCTCGTACAGCTTCTGACGAACAATGGAAGCTATCGACAAACCGTACTAAAAATGTGA
- a CDS encoding transglycosylase domain-containing protein translates to MLDVKEQLENRNIQALYLSLFELIRRFRWISLGIGAACMGFISHLVLYQLVAWGALGSIPSVEELGNRHDPIASEVYSADGVLLGRYYLQERIPVSFEELPDHLVQALLATEDIRFHEHDGVDDRSLLRVAIKTVLLRQSSAGGGSTLTQQLVKNLYPRNPSEHSLLIHKYREFVIARNIERHSSKSEILTRYLNTVSFGDLAFGIGIAAERFFGKPIEELSLNESALLVGMLKAPTRYNPRRHPERAKTRRNLVLSQMHKYDFLPKADYEQAIRSDLQISYHREDHHDGLAPYFREQIRQDLMNWCKTHAKPNGTPWNLYTDGLRIYTTLDSKLQELAEASIRAKMPNIQSAFDREWPSSAKKRLANRIFPTASGSNEQVARHSRQALGDSAYSMQIFDWSGSKTAKLSPRDSAIHHLFQLQVGMLAMDPTTGHVKAWIGGGNHQFFQYDHVRSRRQAGSVFKPVVFATALESGISPCDYFTNDQVEYAQYGNWAPKNANEEYGGEYSMEGALSHSVNTASVDLIMRIGAEKVVDQAKQMGVMSDLPAVPALALGAGEVSLMDMVRAYSVLTNGGHECIPKWWLRITDRNGNVLDNNVYSDPPVPVLTETTSSIMTYLLQQVVNKGTARGLKYVYGIPGQPFGKTGTSQDQKDGWFIGGYPELVVGAWVGADQPEIHFQSLRHGQGAATAMPLFAEFVNRASKSPQHKSIFQASFPKPSQAIQDSLDCEAYWFPMNMSDFKAWYEEEFGESADAQVNP, encoded by the coding sequence ATGTTGGACGTGAAGGAGCAATTGGAAAATCGGAACATTCAAGCACTGTATCTATCACTTTTTGAACTCATTCGCCGATTCCGTTGGATCAGCTTGGGAATTGGAGCTGCCTGTATGGGATTCATTTCCCACCTAGTTCTATATCAACTGGTTGCATGGGGAGCCTTGGGTTCTATTCCTTCCGTGGAAGAATTGGGCAATCGCCATGATCCCATTGCATCCGAAGTATACAGTGCCGACGGCGTGTTATTGGGAAGGTACTACCTACAGGAACGCATTCCCGTTTCCTTTGAAGAATTGCCAGACCATCTGGTACAAGCCTTGCTGGCGACAGAAGATATCCGGTTCCATGAACATGATGGCGTGGATGACAGATCCCTCCTTCGCGTGGCCATCAAGACAGTCCTCCTGAGGCAATCTTCTGCGGGAGGAGGCTCCACGCTCACCCAGCAATTGGTCAAAAACCTCTACCCGCGCAATCCTTCCGAACACTCCCTCCTGATCCACAAATACCGCGAATTTGTGATCGCTCGGAACATCGAGCGGCATTCCTCCAAATCCGAAATTCTCACCAGATACCTCAATACCGTCTCTTTTGGGGATCTCGCATTTGGCATCGGAATAGCCGCTGAGCGATTCTTCGGAAAACCCATCGAGGAGCTTTCCCTCAACGAATCCGCCCTATTGGTGGGGATGCTCAAAGCCCCTACGCGGTACAATCCACGTCGCCATCCGGAGAGAGCCAAAACCCGCAGGAATCTCGTGCTAAGCCAGATGCATAAGTACGATTTCCTTCCGAAAGCAGATTATGAGCAGGCCATTCGCTCGGATCTCCAGATTTCGTACCACCGGGAGGACCATCATGATGGACTGGCACCCTATTTCCGCGAGCAAATTCGTCAAGACTTGATGAACTGGTGTAAAACCCATGCCAAGCCAAATGGCACTCCTTGGAACCTCTACACGGATGGACTCCGAATTTACACCACGCTGGACAGCAAATTACAGGAGTTGGCAGAGGCCTCCATTCGCGCGAAAATGCCCAACATCCAATCAGCTTTTGATCGGGAGTGGCCCTCAAGCGCCAAAAAGCGCCTGGCCAATCGGATTTTTCCCACCGCAAGCGGATCAAACGAGCAAGTGGCCAGACATTCACGGCAGGCATTGGGAGACTCGGCGTACAGCATGCAGATATTCGATTGGAGCGGCTCCAAAACTGCCAAGCTGAGCCCTCGGGATTCGGCTATCCATCACCTGTTTCAACTTCAGGTGGGCATGTTGGCGATGGACCCGACGACTGGCCACGTCAAGGCTTGGATCGGAGGCGGAAACCACCAATTCTTCCAATACGACCATGTCCGCTCTAGGCGGCAAGCAGGGTCCGTCTTCAAACCCGTGGTATTTGCAACAGCCTTGGAATCAGGCATTTCCCCCTGCGACTATTTCACCAATGATCAGGTCGAATACGCCCAATACGGAAACTGGGCCCCCAAAAATGCCAACGAGGAATACGGGGGTGAATACTCTATGGAGGGTGCGCTTTCACACTCGGTAAATACCGCTTCGGTAGATCTGATCATGCGTATCGGCGCGGAGAAAGTCGTTGACCAAGCCAAACAGATGGGCGTGATGTCGGACCTTCCGGCTGTGCCTGCCCTGGCCCTGGGTGCGGGAGAGGTTTCCCTGATGGACATGGTGAGAGCCTATTCCGTGCTGACCAACGGAGGCCATGAATGCATCCCCAAATGGTGGCTGAGGATTACCGATCGCAACGGCAACGTACTGGACAACAATGTCTATTCCGATCCACCTGTGCCAGTCCTGACAGAAACCACCTCTTCCATCATGACCTATCTCCTCCAGCAGGTCGTCAACAAAGGGACTGCAAGAGGGCTTAAGTACGTTTATGGAATTCCCGGACAGCCTTTCGGAAAGACTGGAACCAGTCAAGACCAGAAAGATGGTTGGTTTATCGGCGGATATCCAGAATTGGTTGTGGGTGCTTGGGTAGGCGCAGATCAGCCGGAAATCCACTTCCAGTCGCTACGTCACGGTCAAGGAGCGGCCACTGCAATGCCTCTGTTTGCGGAGTTTGTGAATCGAGCGTCCAAAAGCCCACAGCACAAATCCATCTTCCAAGCCAGCTTCCCAAAGCCCTCCCAAGCCATTCAAGATTCGCTGGACTGCGAAGCCTACTGGTTTCCGATGAACATGTCCGATTTCAAGGCTTGGTATGAAGAGGAGTTCGGGGAATCTGCAGATGCCCAAGTCAATCCCTAA
- a CDS encoding glycosyltransferase family 2 protein, with protein sequence MPKSPTYVIIPVFNEALVAPSVVESVLAAGYGVIAVDDGSTDDSYRQLAKLPIHLLRHEVNLGQGAALMTGMEYATQLDCEWIVHLDADGQHAVEDIEALLAPIRAGLAEVTLGSRFLRASDESQVPKSRRMLLRWAIAFHRMYAGIALSDAHNGFRAMNRAAFGQISLKENRMAHATEILTEIKRLGLRYQEVPVSIQYTDYSKAKGQTVWGMFSILSDLITRKLLSP encoded by the coding sequence ATGCCGAAAAGTCCAACATATGTCATCATTCCCGTCTTCAACGAAGCGCTGGTTGCCCCTTCTGTGGTAGAATCGGTGCTTGCGGCTGGCTATGGGGTGATTGCGGTGGATGATGGAAGTACCGACGACTCCTATCGGCAGCTTGCCAAACTTCCCATACATCTGCTCAGGCATGAGGTGAATCTCGGTCAGGGAGCCGCATTGATGACGGGGATGGAATATGCTACGCAATTGGACTGCGAATGGATTGTCCACTTGGATGCTGATGGGCAGCATGCTGTGGAGGATATCGAGGCATTGCTGGCACCGATCCGTGCTGGATTGGCGGAGGTGACTTTGGGGTCCCGATTTCTGCGGGCCTCCGACGAATCGCAGGTTCCCAAGTCTCGGAGGATGCTCCTTCGATGGGCGATTGCTTTCCATCGGATGTATGCTGGGATAGCCTTGTCTGATGCACATAATGGTTTTCGGGCCATGAACCGCGCTGCATTCGGACAGATCTCATTGAAGGAAAATCGCATGGCGCATGCCACAGAAATTCTCACTGAAATCAAACGATTGGGGCTTCGCTATCAGGAAGTTCCCGTGTCCATTCAATACACCGATTACAGTAAAGCCAAAGGCCAAACTGTCTGGGGGATGTTCTCTATCCTGTCAGATTTGATCACCCGAAAACTCTTGTCCCCATGA
- a CDS encoding methyltransferase domain-containing protein — protein sequence MSSRNTERIAELRAELGQTLELIPVDITLADVPFHLHTVKNLDDLLDALLEKGEDHPEVQDERIPYWAELWPSSIALSEYILQDPEIGPDSYALELGCGIGLCGVAAGKRGAKVIQTDYLPDALKMAEFIWRLNVEAAPDLRILDWRNPDPALAADVLIASDVAYEERAFEPLLGAFDKLLKPGGKILLSEPSRKIAENWPEEFPKRGFTVKRTIKPVRYQGLDYRVQIFELTR from the coding sequence ATGAGCTCCCGAAATACTGAACGAATAGCCGAACTTAGGGCTGAATTGGGTCAAACCCTCGAATTGATCCCCGTAGATATCACCTTGGCGGATGTGCCCTTCCACCTGCATACCGTGAAAAACCTGGATGATCTGCTTGACGCACTCTTGGAAAAAGGGGAAGATCACCCCGAGGTACAAGACGAGCGAATTCCCTACTGGGCAGAACTTTGGCCATCCTCCATTGCACTTTCCGAATACATTCTCCAAGACCCGGAAATAGGACCTGATAGCTACGCATTGGAACTAGGCTGTGGGATTGGATTGTGTGGAGTTGCAGCAGGAAAAAGAGGAGCCAAGGTCATCCAAACAGATTATCTTCCCGATGCGCTCAAAATGGCGGAGTTTATCTGGCGACTCAATGTAGAAGCGGCACCTGATCTTCGGATCTTGGATTGGAGAAACCCTGATCCAGCCCTCGCTGCCGATGTACTGATTGCTTCTGATGTAGCCTATGAAGAAAGGGCATTCGAACCTCTGCTTGGAGCTTTTGACAAGTTGCTGAAACCGGGCGGAAAAATCCTCCTGAGCGAACCCAGCCGAAAAATTGCAGAAAATTGGCCTGAGGAGTTTCCCAAACGAGGATTCACTGTCAAACGCACAATCAAGCCCGTTCGGTACCAAGGACTGGATTATCGGGTCCAAATATTCGAACTTACGAGATAA
- a CDS encoding T9SS type A sorting domain-containing protein — translation MKRWMYPLSAVLAVALACIMIWPITPSPQSDFPFTKVPKAKRIQEAIDQEFLMTQDPALGEVPRERLRTAREVADRLRNRPPSERGALTGITWAERGPNNVSGRTRAILIDANDGTGNTLWVGSVGGGLWKTTNAKAGTPAWTPVNDLFGNLAISGIAQDPTNANTIYFSTGEGFFNADAIRGLGIWKSTDGGTTWSQLSSTNNSTFHYTQKLIVASNGDVFAATRNGGVQRSTNGGTSWTEVLGAGNGASTDRAADIEEASNGDLYASTGLFQTDGIYKSTNGGTSWTKLTGGGLPSSGYQRIELAVAPSNSSRIYAVMQGTNYDCSGIYRSDNGGSSWTSLPVPSAFGMSNFCRGQAWYDLICVVDPNNSSRVFIGGIDILGSTNAGASWTQVSQWYGGGGYQYVHADQHFFVYEPGSSSVAYFGNDGGIFRTTNASSTTPSITGIIDGYNVTQFYAGDLSNTPGSNIFLAGAQDNGTHAFNSAGIDNTVEVTGGDGAFVHIDQDNPNIQISSYVYNNYYITTNNWGSNTSRSIGSSQGRFINPTDYDDDANVLYGAYAGGQYSLITSVGGSNTTGTRSVSAFAGAQVSAVRYSPSVSNRVYFGLDNGDVVVVNNATNSSVSGTVIRNGTGYVSSVEIDETNEDHILVTYSNYGVNSIYETQNGGSSWTSVEGNLPDMPVRWAQFNPSNTDQALVATELGVWSTDNLNGTSTDWGPTNGGLANVRTDMLKVRDDGTAIAATHGRGLFSTTLDAAPVTCNATTSSFPYDEGFEGGFGQWTSGGGDFSWSTNSGTTPSSGTGPSGAYEGSTYVYVEASSPNYPSLTAILESPCFDLAGEPSATLEFRYHMLGSAVGTIQLQASTDKGVTWSSAIWSLSGDQGSAWNLASVNLDAYAGQEVKLRFVGTTGSSWQGDICLDDLNITTGGVATLTASISSSSNVSCNGDSDGSATVTASGGTPPYSYSWSNGASTASISGLAAGTYSVTVSDAGSQSANTSVTITQPAVLSASITGTDETNGSGNGEADLAVSGGTSPYSYSWSNGATTQDLTGLSAGTYSVTVTDANGCEATDQVTIDDVVVSCPTINFNDYSIVAYGGQDVGNAFQIQDGGATLFLEDNTWKYISYNYTVTANTVIEFDFRSTSQGEIHGVAFDNNNSISSGFTFRVYGTQNWGIGTYDNYNGSGNWTTYVIPVGASYTGSFDRIAFIADHDASPSNGNAYFRNVKIYEGSCGGSSTVFTPPIANLTAPQDEGGPFSATAYPNPFTSELTLNAFGGESDIESFDVRVFDAMGRQVFQQEGLEPNSTIKLDRNLAPGVYIVRMKAGKLSTDVKVVKVE, via the coding sequence ATGAAAAGATGGATGTACCCCCTTTCTGCGGTACTCGCCGTCGCATTGGCCTGTATCATGATCTGGCCAATCACACCGAGCCCCCAATCGGACTTCCCCTTCACCAAAGTCCCCAAAGCAAAGCGAATCCAAGAAGCCATCGACCAGGAATTCCTCATGACCCAAGACCCCGCCTTGGGAGAGGTTCCTCGTGAAAGGCTCAGAACTGCCCGAGAAGTGGCAGATCGACTCCGAAACCGCCCTCCTTCAGAGCGTGGTGCACTTACCGGAATCACTTGGGCCGAGCGCGGCCCCAACAATGTGAGTGGTAGAACCCGAGCCATCTTGATCGACGCCAATGACGGCACAGGCAACACCCTGTGGGTAGGTAGTGTCGGGGGCGGTCTCTGGAAGACCACCAATGCAAAAGCAGGGACCCCAGCTTGGACCCCTGTGAATGACCTCTTCGGCAACTTGGCCATCTCTGGCATTGCCCAAGACCCCACCAATGCCAATACCATCTATTTCTCCACAGGTGAAGGATTCTTCAACGCCGACGCCATCCGCGGTCTCGGGATCTGGAAATCGACAGATGGTGGAACTACCTGGAGCCAACTTTCCTCCACCAACAATTCCACGTTCCACTACACCCAAAAGCTGATTGTCGCTTCCAATGGGGATGTATTTGCAGCCACCAGAAATGGCGGTGTGCAACGCTCCACCAATGGCGGCACAAGCTGGACGGAAGTATTGGGAGCTGGCAATGGAGCCTCCACCGATCGTGCTGCGGACATCGAAGAAGCTTCCAATGGAGACCTCTATGCATCCACTGGCCTGTTCCAGACGGATGGGATCTACAAGTCCACCAACGGCGGTACAAGCTGGACCAAACTGACAGGTGGCGGGCTTCCATCCTCTGGCTATCAGCGGATTGAGCTAGCAGTTGCGCCGTCCAATTCCAGCCGTATTTACGCGGTCATGCAAGGCACCAACTACGACTGCTCCGGAATTTACCGTTCTGACAATGGCGGATCTTCCTGGACTTCACTGCCAGTTCCTTCAGCCTTTGGCATGTCCAATTTCTGCCGTGGCCAAGCTTGGTATGACTTGATCTGTGTAGTCGATCCCAACAACTCCAGCCGTGTATTCATCGGCGGTATCGACATTCTCGGTTCTACCAACGCAGGTGCCAGCTGGACCCAAGTCAGCCAGTGGTATGGCGGAGGTGGGTACCAATATGTCCATGCGGATCAGCACTTCTTCGTCTATGAACCGGGAAGCTCGTCCGTGGCATACTTCGGGAATGATGGCGGTATCTTCCGCACCACCAACGCATCTAGTACCACGCCAAGCATCACAGGGATCATCGACGGGTACAATGTCACCCAATTCTACGCGGGTGACCTCAGCAATACGCCCGGGAGCAATATCTTCCTCGCTGGCGCGCAGGACAACGGTACCCATGCGTTCAATTCTGCCGGAATCGACAACACAGTAGAGGTAACTGGAGGTGACGGTGCATTTGTCCACATCGACCAGGACAATCCCAACATCCAGATTTCTTCCTATGTCTACAACAATTATTACATCACCACCAATAATTGGGGCAGCAACACTTCCCGCTCCATCGGTAGCAGTCAAGGACGGTTCATCAACCCTACTGACTACGATGATGATGCCAATGTACTCTATGGGGCTTATGCTGGTGGGCAGTACTCGCTCATTACCAGCGTAGGCGGCTCCAATACTACAGGCACTCGTTCTGTTTCGGCATTCGCAGGTGCTCAGGTCAGCGCCGTACGCTACTCGCCTTCGGTATCCAATCGGGTATATTTCGGTTTGGACAATGGAGATGTCGTTGTGGTCAACAATGCCACCAATAGCTCAGTGAGCGGCACAGTCATCCGCAACGGCACTGGCTATGTCTCCAGTGTGGAAATCGACGAAACCAACGAAGACCACATCTTGGTCACTTACTCCAACTATGGCGTAAACAGCATCTACGAAACCCAAAATGGCGGTTCAAGCTGGACCTCCGTGGAAGGCAATCTCCCTGACATGCCTGTACGCTGGGCTCAGTTCAATCCTTCCAATACGGATCAGGCATTGGTCGCCACCGAGTTGGGTGTTTGGTCTACAGACAACCTCAATGGCACCTCCACAGATTGGGGACCTACCAATGGAGGCTTGGCCAATGTGCGGACCGACATGCTCAAGGTTCGCGACGATGGTACGGCAATCGCCGCCACTCATGGACGTGGATTGTTCAGTACGACCTTGGATGCTGCCCCAGTTACCTGTAATGCCACCACTTCCAGCTTCCCATACGATGAAGGATTCGAAGGAGGATTTGGTCAGTGGACTTCGGGTGGAGGCGACTTCTCCTGGTCGACCAACAGCGGTACAACTCCATCATCAGGAACTGGACCATCAGGCGCCTACGAAGGATCTACCTATGTGTATGTAGAGGCTTCCAGCCCCAACTATCCTTCCTTGACAGCGATTCTGGAAAGTCCTTGCTTCGACTTGGCAGGTGAGCCTTCGGCCACCCTCGAGTTCCGCTATCACATGTTGGGAAGCGCAGTTGGTACCATCCAGCTTCAAGCGTCTACCGACAAAGGGGTGACATGGTCCTCTGCAATCTGGAGCCTCTCCGGAGATCAAGGAAGCGCATGGAACTTGGCTTCGGTCAATCTGGACGCCTATGCAGGTCAGGAAGTCAAACTCCGATTTGTAGGGACTACAGGATCAAGCTGGCAGGGTGATATCTGTTTGGATGATTTGAATATCACGACAGGTGGAGTCGCTACCTTGACCGCTTCAATTTCTTCCAGCTCCAATGTTTCCTGCAATGGAGATTCGGACGGATCGGCGACCGTAACCGCAAGCGGAGGAACACCCCCATATTCCTACAGCTGGAGCAATGGAGCCTCTACTGCGTCCATCTCAGGACTGGCAGCAGGCACGTATTCCGTGACTGTATCTGACGCTGGATCTCAATCCGCCAACACATCTGTCACCATCACCCAACCTGCTGTTTTGTCGGCCTCCATCACCGGAACTGATGAAACCAACGGCAGCGGAAATGGCGAGGCGGACTTGGCAGTTTCAGGCGGTACGAGCCCTTACTCCTATAGCTGGAGCAATGGCGCTACCACGCAGGATCTCACAGGATTGAGTGCGGGAACCTACAGCGTCACTGTAACCGATGCCAACGGGTGTGAAGCTACCGATCAGGTGACCATTGACGACGTTGTGGTCTCTTGCCCGACCATCAACTTCAACGATTACAGCATCGTAGCCTATGGTGGCCAGGATGTCGGAAACGCATTCCAAATCCAAGACGGAGGAGCCACCCTATTCCTCGAAGACAACACCTGGAAGTACATCTCCTACAACTATACTGTCACCGCCAACACCGTAATCGAATTTGACTTCCGCTCTACCTCACAAGGAGAGATTCACGGGGTCGCTTTCGACAACAACAACTCCATCTCCAGTGGATTTACCTTCCGCGTGTACGGTACCCAAAACTGGGGAATCGGGACCTATGACAACTACAACGGTTCTGGCAACTGGACGACCTATGTCATCCCGGTAGGAGCTTCCTACACCGGTTCGTTCGACCGGATTGCCTTCATTGCAGACCACGATGCATCTCCTTCCAATGGCAATGCATACTTCCGCAATGTCAAGATCTACGAAGGAAGCTGTGGAGGATCTAGCACGGTCTTCACGCCGCCGATCGCCAATCTCACCGCACCTCAGGATGAGGGAGGCCCATTCTCTGCGACGGCCTACCCCAACCCATTCACGAGCGAATTGACGCTCAACGCATTTGGTGGGGAATCTGATATCGAATCATTCGATGTCCGAGTATTCGACGCGATGGGTCGCCAAGTCTTCCAGCAGGAGGGATTGGAGCCCAACAGCACGATCAAACTCGATCGCAACCTCGCTCCAGGGGTGTATATCGTCCGCATGAAGGCTGGCAAGCTATCAACGGATGTCAAAGTCGTGAAGGTGGAATAA
- a CDS encoding DUF2304 domain-containing protein → MRPIQWLLIPLLGFLMMVFSQKLKAHPVLRWVVIGLFLLAMGVTMVPDSSTWIANQLGIGRGVDLIIYLSLLGLAVACLILYLRTVKLERQLTQIIRKQSIEEARPASAVAGMGDLEEEEIDSQ, encoded by the coding sequence ATGAGGCCGATTCAATGGCTGCTGATCCCGCTGTTGGGATTTCTGATGATGGTATTCAGCCAAAAACTGAAGGCGCATCCTGTTTTGAGATGGGTGGTGATCGGCTTGTTTCTCTTGGCGATGGGCGTCACGATGGTGCCGGACAGCTCGACATGGATTGCCAATCAATTGGGAATTGGGCGCGGGGTGGATTTGATCATCTACCTGAGCCTGTTGGGGTTAGCGGTAGCCTGTCTGATTCTATATCTGCGTACCGTGAAATTGGAGCGCCAATTGACCCAGATTATTCGCAAGCAGAGCATCGAAGAAGCCCGCCCAGCAAGCGCTGTGGCCGGAATGGGAGATCTGGAAGAGGAGGAGATTGATTCCCAGTGA